The following are encoded together in the Corticium candelabrum chromosome 1, ooCorCand1.1, whole genome shotgun sequence genome:
- the LOC134193204 gene encoding uncharacterized protein LOC134193204 isoform X2, translating into MKKSRHTSFADQVDIEHNYYYKASEDILTSTLFHGVVWMLLSIGIIGNILVVMWRLAPKRDQRTSPLSILIIILAVSDFVYCVHLLLLEILIAKFHLDQKKNGERSSSPYVCFVSGCLSLLSCCTAQWTTFNIAVYSFQTLSEWCSRCCCSLLRKRNLLIAITCQVLVPVLFILCQYFLNLTSAFPQQPPDIYANNTIYSNFSRSVLISLIFEQCAWAQSNGIGYCDNMTESVNYNLSYHENDCSLLYDGSIGTVIALFNTVLTLACGILYMLLCLKIRNAASQVNVTERSDINKLQWRLSVIVLLNTLCWIPVTALHWIGLFYYPWRNDLTATNILLISISPAANPLIYTFTEKNFLHSIRKYWRLMNCDISLRRNNSNYNDDHITGVERCSCIPCVRCVHRDEDYWNTENTSVWISEQSRLLPSVNDSREAT; encoded by the exons ATGAAAAAGAGTAGACACACCTCTTTTGCTGACCAAGTTGATATAGAACACAATTACTACTACAAAGCCTCTGAAGATA TTCTAACAAGTACTCTTTTCCATGGGGTTGTTTGGATGTTACTTTCAATAGGAATTATTGGCAACATATTGGTTGTTATGTGGAGACTTGCTCCGAAAAGAGATCAGAGAACGTCACCACTGTCAATTCTCATCATCATACTAGCAGTTTCAGACTTCGTGTATTGTGTTCACTTGCttcttttggaaattttgaTAGCTAAATTTCATCTAGATCAAAAAAAGAATGGGGAACGGAGCTCTTCTCCTTACGTTTGCTTTGTAAGTGgatgtttgtctctgttgtctTGCTGCACAGCTCAATGGACAACATTCAATATTGCTGTTTACTCGTTTCAAACATTAAGCGAATGGTGTTCtcgttgttgctgttcactACTTCGCAAGCGAAATTTGCTCATTGCAATCACATGCCAAGTTCTAGTCCCCGTTCTCTTCATTTTATGTCAGTACTTTCTAAATTTAACATCTGCATTCCCGCAGCAACCACCTGACATATATGCAAATAATACCATCTACTCTAATTTCTCAAGAAGTGTTCTAATTTCTCTCATTTTCGAACAATGTGCTTGGGCACAGTCAAATGGCATTGGGTATTGCGACAATATGACAGAGTCAGTCAACTATAACCTAAGCTACCATGAGAATGACTGTTCATTACTTTACGATGGTTCAATTGGAACAGTCATAGCGTTATTTAACACTGTTCTAACCTTAGCATGTGGTATTTTGtatatgttgttgtgtctAAAAATTCGTAACGCAGCTTCTCAAGTAAACGTAACAGAAAgatctgacataaacaaactcCAATGGCGTTTGAGTGTAATTGTCCTTCTAAACACTTTATGTTGGATTCCTGTAACTGCACTACATTGGATTGGACTTTTCTATTATCCTTGGAGAAACGATTTGACTGCCACAAATATTCTGCTCATATCAATCAGTCCAGCTGCTAATCCTCTCATCTACACTTTTACAGAAAAGAACTTTTTACATTCAATTCGGAAATATTGGAGACTAATGAACTGCGACATATCTCTGAGACGAAACAATTCCAACTACAATGACGATCACATTACAGGAGTTGAACGTTGCAGTTGTATTCCATGTGTGAGATGTGTTCACCGCGATGAAGATTATTGGAATACTGAAAATACTTCCGTCTGGATTTCTGAACAGAGCAGACTTCTACCATCTGTTAATGATTCAAGAGAAGCTACCTAA
- the LOC134193204 gene encoding uncharacterized protein LOC134193204 isoform X1 yields the protein MKYVVAFVILFVLMILEVGTLLQLQKGLLTGGKQKTTVSGLKLVKKRKHVGCLPRTTSLSLDLQSTIMKKSRHTSFADQVDIEHNYYYKASEDILTSTLFHGVVWMLLSIGIIGNILVVMWRLAPKRDQRTSPLSILIIILAVSDFVYCVHLLLLEILIAKFHLDQKKNGERSSSPYVCFVSGCLSLLSCCTAQWTTFNIAVYSFQTLSEWCSRCCCSLLRKRNLLIAITCQVLVPVLFILCQYFLNLTSAFPQQPPDIYANNTIYSNFSRSVLISLIFEQCAWAQSNGIGYCDNMTESVNYNLSYHENDCSLLYDGSIGTVIALFNTVLTLACGILYMLLCLKIRNAASQVNVTERSDINKLQWRLSVIVLLNTLCWIPVTALHWIGLFYYPWRNDLTATNILLISISPAANPLIYTFTEKNFLHSIRKYWRLMNCDISLRRNNSNYNDDHITGVERCSCIPCVRCVHRDEDYWNTENTSVWISEQSRLLPSVNDSREAT from the exons ATGAAGTACGTTGTGGCCTTTGTGATTTTGTTCGTGCTTATGATACTAGAAGTCGGGACGCTTCTTCAGCTCCAGAAG GGACTTCTTACAG GTGGCAAGCAGAAGACTACAGTCAGTGGTCTAAAACTTGTGAAGAAACGAAAACACGTCGGGTGTTTGCCAAG AACAACTAGTTTGTCACTTGATCTCCAATCGACCATAATGAAAAAGAGTAGACACACCTCTTTTGCTGACCAAGTTGATATAGAACACAATTACTACTACAAAGCCTCTGAAGATA TTCTAACAAGTACTCTTTTCCATGGGGTTGTTTGGATGTTACTTTCAATAGGAATTATTGGCAACATATTGGTTGTTATGTGGAGACTTGCTCCGAAAAGAGATCAGAGAACGTCACCACTGTCAATTCTCATCATCATACTAGCAGTTTCAGACTTCGTGTATTGTGTTCACTTGCttcttttggaaattttgaTAGCTAAATTTCATCTAGATCAAAAAAAGAATGGGGAACGGAGCTCTTCTCCTTACGTTTGCTTTGTAAGTGgatgtttgtctctgttgtctTGCTGCACAGCTCAATGGACAACATTCAATATTGCTGTTTACTCGTTTCAAACATTAAGCGAATGGTGTTCtcgttgttgctgttcactACTTCGCAAGCGAAATTTGCTCATTGCAATCACATGCCAAGTTCTAGTCCCCGTTCTCTTCATTTTATGTCAGTACTTTCTAAATTTAACATCTGCATTCCCGCAGCAACCACCTGACATATATGCAAATAATACCATCTACTCTAATTTCTCAAGAAGTGTTCTAATTTCTCTCATTTTCGAACAATGTGCTTGGGCACAGTCAAATGGCATTGGGTATTGCGACAATATGACAGAGTCAGTCAACTATAACCTAAGCTACCATGAGAATGACTGTTCATTACTTTACGATGGTTCAATTGGAACAGTCATAGCGTTATTTAACACTGTTCTAACCTTAGCATGTGGTATTTTGtatatgttgttgtgtctAAAAATTCGTAACGCAGCTTCTCAAGTAAACGTAACAGAAAgatctgacataaacaaactcCAATGGCGTTTGAGTGTAATTGTCCTTCTAAACACTTTATGTTGGATTCCTGTAACTGCACTACATTGGATTGGACTTTTCTATTATCCTTGGAGAAACGATTTGACTGCCACAAATATTCTGCTCATATCAATCAGTCCAGCTGCTAATCCTCTCATCTACACTTTTACAGAAAAGAACTTTTTACATTCAATTCGGAAATATTGGAGACTAATGAACTGCGACATATCTCTGAGACGAAACAATTCCAACTACAATGACGATCACATTACAGGAGTTGAACGTTGCAGTTGTATTCCATGTGTGAGATGTGTTCACCGCGATGAAGATTATTGGAATACTGAAAATACTTCCGTCTGGATTTCTGAACAGAGCAGACTTCTACCATCTGTTAATGATTCAAGAGAAGCTACCTAA
- the LOC134198190 gene encoding uncharacterized protein LOC134198190 yields MSDDWQKYVVPHLVTLVKILQPSCLLDHLRADDLLSREDCATLTKSYQTDESRSRALLDEILPRKGPDAFTKFCSILQSVQGQEHVAELIQGKRSVAQAASCRECVERKRSLSDNAKQIRDASKLAMSTFCFRQEHKAIVKEREDTLRAMCSTFFGVAEDEVVFVYRNKPALCYSDTSSKLATLILHGVQPDLVQSNRDRMIECVVAFLEDGGGKKVNRERIELLSVTPGSSVIVFRFSFEIYFQFLCTLGSPKYTMLGASLRKLFSNLESAEFRIGALPPIDLFIGERQKVSIQESSESVTHVSSVLSRFSSEIATILHQLQNCLQYAINVLISDRVVSEEDVADVRSILQELDDPEIATEVLYDVILEKAKSDPNIAVAFRESIGKVSLTICGSSPRLTWQQLKRKREAVVQTLDTSAVIDACLEKGIITRQQYQGLTRLKQMGKPSHVLADRFLHVLEKLSEDDQGSQLAEFEKILMDQQTNVLNILLEADQNCHTSDSSETIGIGSDLGSQTAASCISDKSAAISAANTRHGASSSTETIPSDCSRQSHFSNAVENAKRLGRRFESDSERQLRVKQPLYEMMIGDVRPNSTNDDSLLTVELEHLSQNKVIDIYRKFGGKGFDAHLKSYLVDLLNQL; encoded by the exons ATGTCGGATGATTGGCAAAAGTATGTTGTTCCTCATCTTGTTACGCTAGTCAAAATATTGCAGCCATCGTGTCTTTTGGATCACTTGCGAGCAGACGACTTACTTAGTCGAGAGGATTGCGCTACACTAACGAAGTCATATCAGACCGATGAATCACGTTCAAGAGCGCTGCTAGACGAAATCTTACCGCGGAAGGGACCCGACGCGTTCACTAAATTTTGTAGCATTTTGCAAAGCGTTCAAGGACAAGAACATGTTGCTGAACTAATTCAAGGTAAACGGTCAGTTGCGCAGGCAGCGAGCTGCCGCGAATGCGTGGAAAGAAAGCGAAGTCTTTCAGATAATGCCAAACAAATCAGAGACGCTTCAAAGTTGGCGATGTCGACATTCTGTTTTAGACAGGAACACAAAGCCATCGTCAAGGAACGCGAGGACACATTACGTGCTATGTGTAGTACATTTTTTGGCGTGGCAGAGGACGAGGTGGTATTTGTCTACCGGAATAAGCCTGCTCTATGCTACAGCGACACTAGCTCAAAACTTGCTACGTTGATTCTTCACGGCGTTCAACCAGACCTAGTTCAGAGCAATCGAGATAGAATGATTGAGTGCGTTGTCGCATTTCTTGAAGATGGTGGTGGTAAGAAGGTAAATCGGGAACGGATTGAGCTCCTAAGCGTTACGCCTGGATCTTCAGTTATTGTTTTTCGTTTTAGCTTTGAGATTTACTTTCAATTTCTCTGTACTTTGGGTAGTCCAAAATACACAATGCTGGGTGCCTCTTTAAGAAAATTATTTTCAAACCTAGAGTCAGCTGAATTTAGAATTGGTGCTCTTCCACCTATTGACTTGTTCATAGGTGAAAGACAGAAAGTTTCTATACAGGAATCTTCTGAGTCTGTTACTCACGTCTCATCTGTTCTATCAAGGTTTTCATCCGAGATAGCTACGATTTTGCACCAACTACAAAATTGTCTTCAGTATGCGATCAACGTTTTGATATCTGACCGAGTTGTTAGTGAGGAAGATGTAGCAGATGTTCGTAGCATCTTACAAGAACTAGATGATCCCGAAATAGCAACGGAAGTTCTTTACGATGTCATCCTTGAGAAGGCCAAAAGCGACCCTAACATTGCGGTGGCATTTAGAGAGTCCATTGGCAAAGTGTCCCTGACTATTTGTGGCTCATCTCCACGTTTAACCTGGCAACAGCTAAAACGAAAACGAGAGGCCGTTGTGCAAACATTAGACACGAGTGCTGTTATTGATGCATGTCTTGAGAAGGGTATCATCACACGTCAACAGTATCAGGGTCTGACGAGGCTCAAGCAGATGGGAAAGCCTTCCCATGTTCTTGCTGACAGATTTCTCCACGTATTGGAGAAGTTGTCTGAGGATGACCAAGGCTCACAGTTGGCTGAATTTGAGAAGATTCTTATGGACCAGCAGACAAACGTACTGAACATATTGCTAGAAGCCG ATCAAAATTGTCATACAAGTGATAGTAGTGAGACGATTGGCATAGGTAGCGACTTGGGATCTCAGACAGCAGCAAGTTGTATTTCTGATAAATCTGCTGCAATTTCAGCGGCAAACACTAGACACG GAGCATCGTCTTCTACTGAGACGATACCTTCAGATTGTAGTCGGCAGTCTCACTTCAGTAATGCAGTAGAAAATGCTAAGCGTTTAGGAAGACGTTTTGAATCTGACAGTGAGCGACAATTGAGAGTGAAGCAACCACTCTACGAAATGATGATCGGCGATGTTCGTCCTAATTCTACAAACGATGACAGTCTTCTCACAGTTGAGCTAGAACATCTCTCTCAAAACAAGGTAATCGATATCTATCGTAAATTTGGCGGCAAAGGGTTTGATGCGCATCTCAAGTCCTATTTAGTGGATTTGTTGAATCAGTTGTAG